A genome region from Baekduia alba includes the following:
- a CDS encoding AI-2E family transporter, which yields MSTEHPTETEEWEGHDPLDGEPPAEPGLDPSSVQRVIVPRWIQLVALPLLVVALYLIAKAAGVVLLAFTVAAVIALILNPMVAFLQRRRVPRGMAILVVYLGLLLTVAGIGVLLANPVADQAQKFGEDVPRIVDDANDRLADLQAYFDRKGINVEVKRQGETALQTLQEKVVGGTSDIVNFGGEILKTVVTAGLGLLLVVVLSVYMLIYGERIGALVRSVMPPGDGTEADDFPTRIQRAVGSYLRGQLLFSVAMGTGAGVGMYVFGVTGVFPDGKTYAFAFGAWFGLMELVPFVGPFLGALPPLLVALFQDPLTALWLGIFFVALQQLEGHVVAPYIFGHTLRINPLLVIFALLLGGEAYGFLGALLSLPIAAMVRETVVYLRRHLTLEPWARSGPVLGMAGGAAGPEPPPRTCDECGAVAARTDAFCRTCGAALAAAEVPSRR from the coding sequence ATGAGCACCGAGCACCCGACAGAGACGGAGGAGTGGGAAGGGCACGATCCGCTCGACGGCGAGCCGCCGGCCGAGCCCGGCCTGGACCCGTCGTCGGTTCAGAGGGTGATCGTGCCGCGCTGGATCCAGCTCGTCGCGCTCCCGCTGCTGGTCGTCGCGCTCTACCTGATCGCGAAGGCGGCCGGCGTCGTGCTGCTGGCCTTCACGGTCGCGGCGGTCATCGCGCTGATCCTCAACCCGATGGTGGCGTTCCTCCAGCGCCGGCGGGTCCCGCGCGGTATGGCGATCCTGGTGGTCTACCTCGGCCTGCTGCTGACGGTGGCCGGGATCGGCGTCCTGCTGGCCAACCCCGTCGCCGACCAGGCGCAGAAGTTCGGCGAGGACGTCCCGCGGATCGTCGACGACGCGAACGACCGGCTCGCCGACCTCCAGGCCTACTTCGACCGCAAGGGCATCAACGTCGAGGTCAAGCGCCAGGGCGAGACCGCGCTGCAGACGCTCCAGGAGAAGGTCGTCGGCGGGACGAGCGACATCGTCAACTTCGGCGGCGAGATCCTCAAGACGGTCGTGACCGCCGGCCTCGGGCTGCTGCTGGTCGTCGTGTTGTCGGTGTACATGCTGATCTACGGCGAGCGGATCGGCGCGCTCGTGCGGTCGGTCATGCCGCCCGGCGACGGCACGGAGGCCGACGACTTCCCGACGCGGATCCAGCGCGCGGTCGGCAGCTACCTGCGCGGGCAGCTGCTGTTCAGCGTGGCGATGGGCACGGGCGCGGGGGTGGGGATGTACGTCTTCGGCGTGACCGGTGTGTTCCCGGACGGCAAGACGTACGCCTTCGCGTTCGGCGCGTGGTTCGGGCTGATGGAGCTGGTGCCGTTCGTCGGGCCGTTCCTGGGGGCCTTGCCGCCGCTGTTGGTGGCGTTGTTCCAGGACCCGCTGACCGCGCTGTGGCTCGGGATCTTCTTCGTCGCGCTCCAGCAGCTGGAGGGGCACGTCGTCGCGCCCTACATCTTCGGCCACACGCTGCGCATCAACCCGCTGCTGGTGATCTTCGCGCTGCTGCTGGGCGGCGAGGCGTACGGGTTCCTCGGCGCGCTGCTGTCGCTGCCGATCGCGGCCATGGTGCGCGAGACGGTCGTGTACCTGCGGCGGCACCTGACGCTGGAGCCCTGGGCGCGGTCGGGGCCGGTGCTCGGGATGGCCGGCGGGGCGGCGGGGCCGGAGCCGCCGCCGCGCACGTGCGACGAGTGCGGCGCGGTCGCGGCCCGGACGGACGCGTTCTGCCGCACGTGCGGCGCCGCGCTGGCGGCGGCGGAAGTACCCTCTCGCCGGTGA